From the genome of Solanum pennellii chromosome 6, SPENNV200:
ACCTTCTCAGATCGAACAACTGTTACTCCATCAAGCATGTCAACTTTCCTAACCTGACACAGCCATAAAACCAGTTAAATCTCCAGGCACTACTACAGCAAATGGTATAGATAATGAGCAGTGAAGAGTACATATGACATTGCCATACGTAGGACAAACCCTAGCCAAGTGGTATGCGACTCAAGCTGGCTTTATTCACTACGCCAGAAATGATTCCTTAATGGATATAAAATAAGCTACTATATAACATTTCTTTATCAAATAACCAATTTCTACATCATCTATAACAATTATACTAGCTGCTACCTATTTCAGTCAAACATCTCAAAGTTCTAAACCTAGCTGAATAAAATTGATCTTCATAGCAGCATTGTTAATGGCAAAGTTAGTTTTTCAAACAacttttaattacttttaacaaataaaacataTCATTGAAGTAGTTCAAAAAGAACTATGGAATTGATATAGGAATTCAAACACAAGTTCAATAGAATCTTGCCATTCCTTCATAAACAGGTACAGTTTTTCAACTTTATCTTCCTAATTACAAAAGCCAATCAATTTCACATTTGAATATACAAAATGAGAAATACAACAAAAAACTAAGCAATAAGAATCACATATGaaatcttatatttatataaaactgAAGCATTTCTGTGTAATGGGCGTCCCTTTTCGCTAAAATTAGTATCCAATGGGTTTAATACAGAGACTGAATCAGAGCATTCAAAACACAAAAATCCACAGAAAAAGAACTACAATTAAGAAGCATAAATCCAGATCACGTAGTCAACGATCATGTTAACAAACTAATGCATACATTTCGTTCATACAAAAAGCTTCaggaaacaaagaaaaataactttgaaaaaaaattaccttcTTCTCGCCAAGGAAGTTACGGATCTCAATGGACTTGTTACCTCCGGTGATGGAGGCATTGATTGGAAAGTGAGCATACACAAAACGCATCTTGTATCTGTATCCCTTGGTAACACCAACGATGAGATTATTAACATGGCTAAGAGCGGTACGGATAGAAGCAGTAGCCTTTCGAGATCCAAACCAGGCATCAACCTTCAGCTTCTTCTGTCCAGTTTCCTCGTCCTTGATCAGCTGGAAATCGAGATTGAGATGCTTGAAGTTTCTCACAAGCTTTCCCCTTGGTCCTTCAACTTCGATTTGCTTTGCCTTCACCTTGATGGTGATGCCGTCGGGGATATCCATGGTTTCTGATGACAGAATTGTCTTCATCTTCTCTAAATTTCTCTCACACTCTCTCTCCGACTGTGTGTGTGAATATGGTGATCGCTAAAACCCTAGCAGCGACATGAAACCTTAAAGAAAGAGCTCTTAAATATGCTATGGTACTTgttgaaaccctagttttgatgGGCCAAATTATCCAACCCAACTCATCAGGTCGATTAGGCCCAATTATTTAACCGGCCTTTTATATATTAGAAGAGATAAATTTTCAGATATAGTCACTCAAAAATAATCTATATTATCCTCCTTTGCTATAGATTGATAATTACAATATATAGCTACATGCTATAGGAGGAGATAGTAGAGCGAGattggagagagaggagagaggctaGTGAGCGAGggaagagtgggagagaggtgaattgtatatgtatatcagccagataattatatattttacatatgtctttatatatatatggcaaACGATATTGGGAGAGGCTAACGATATTAGAAGAGAGAGAagagtggcaagcgagattgggagagggaagaGAGGTGAGCGACAGAGGGCAAAGAGTCGAGAGGGgtgaaatgtatatgtatatcagttagataattatatattatacatatgcatttacATATATGGCAAGCGACATTAGAAAAGGGGGGAAAGAGGCGAGCGCTATTGGGAGAGGGATTAGAGAGGCGAGCAATAGAAggcaataatttgtataattcacatcTCATTTTTATACTGCGCGACTACGTTTGTATAATTCACgtgtttttgtataattaagtaCTATAAAGTTTggaattatacaaatatgataaaacttgaaataacatattaatttaagcagaaatatatgaaatttaaacagttatacaaaatttattatacaaattacattataaaatttattatacaaAATCCAAATACTACATGTTTAGACAAACTTTAAAAGGTTATACACAAAAGATTATAATGTATATGgtgaaaaaactgaaaaataaaggaaatcatcttcatatacaaatataaatcatcgtatataaatataaatcaaaagaaGAGAATTGCTAgttgtgaattatacaaatgtccAAATGTGCCTAATTATACAACTTGAAGTCATCCCATGTAATTAATAGTTAATGTTAGTCGCAAGTGGTAATTTTAACAAACTACAGCAAAAtctcactaaattaatatagatgggatcatgaaatgttattattttatagaggtattatttaatcgataaattattatttactaaTTGACATAATGTTTCGACATCGAAAAATTATTAAGGGATGAAATCTCAATGGATTTGAATGAATTCACTTGTGAAAACGTCATTAATGAACTTTAGGTCATGGTTGATAATCTCAATTACTGCAATTAAATTTACGTTAATAACCTTTGGTGAGTGAAAATGATACATGTTTAGAGGTTCAAAGCCTTGAACAAATTGTGGATATTGTTGGAAAACAACTTTGATAATAAAGTTGAAGATGATACAATACTTTTGAAACCAGTTACGCGTAAGGAAACACTTGTATCTAGAactcttcacaattttatggtGCAATTAAAAAAGACAAACCAAAACTTTTTGATGCAATGAGAAAagttacaaataaaatttaactagatttaaattttaagaaaacacagaaataataaaatcatatttcactGA
Proteins encoded in this window:
- the LOC107023432 gene encoding 60S ribosomal protein L9-1-like → MKTILSSETMDIPDGITIKVKAKQIEVEGPRGKLVRNFKHLNLDFQLIKDEETGQKKLKVDAWFGSRKATASIRTALSHVNNLIVGVTKGYRYKMRFVYAHFPINASITGGNKSIEIRNFLGEKKVRKVDMLDGVTVVRSEKVKDELVLDGNDIELVSRSAALINQKCHVKNKDIRKFLDGIYVSEKGKIVEEE